Proteins from a genomic interval of Marispirochaeta aestuarii:
- a CDS encoding dihydrodipicolinate synthase family protein: MKGQFRGVFTIPPAVYHQDLSVDYEGIRRCVRFCLDCGAHGIVIPVYATEYFVLDDEERKKIVEVTVREVNGKAPVLAGVTSAYVGRAVDLAQHAQAVGADGIIAAPPHLMKVTEPELYDYYRRINDAVSIPIMIQHLFPPLGTVMSARFIMRLIRELDNIGYLKEESPRTNAMISAILEIDSETPSGLQGIMGGNGARNIIEEYQRGICGTMPPSQFTDVIVDVWNLLEKGDASGAFELHSKVLPALLFGGTYPIISYKHMLKKRGILDFAGCRPAGWPEMDELSFAMLDRIMESVKPFLRVI, encoded by the coding sequence ATGAAAGGTCAGTTTCGTGGAGTTTTTACCATTCCCCCCGCGGTCTATCACCAGGATCTGAGTGTCGATTACGAGGGCATTCGCCGTTGTGTCCGTTTCTGCCTGGACTGCGGCGCCCACGGAATCGTAATTCCGGTCTACGCGACGGAATACTTTGTTTTGGACGACGAGGAGCGGAAGAAGATCGTCGAGGTAACTGTACGGGAAGTCAATGGAAAGGCGCCTGTCCTGGCGGGGGTGACTTCCGCCTATGTCGGTAGGGCTGTCGACCTTGCACAGCATGCCCAGGCAGTGGGCGCCGACGGCATAATCGCCGCGCCGCCGCACTTGATGAAGGTAACGGAACCTGAACTGTATGATTATTATCGTCGGATCAACGACGCAGTCAGCATCCCCATAATGATTCAGCACCTCTTTCCGCCCCTGGGAACGGTTATGAGTGCCCGGTTCATAATGAGGCTCATCCGTGAACTGGACAATATAGGCTACTTGAAGGAAGAGAGCCCCCGTACCAATGCCATGATATCGGCGATATTGGAAATCGACTCCGAAACCCCTTCCGGCTTGCAGGGTATAATGGGCGGAAACGGCGCACGAAATATCATCGAAGAGTATCAGCGCGGTATCTGCGGAACCATGCCGCCAAGCCAGTTTACCGATGTGATCGTCGATGTCTGGAACCTTCTGGAGAAGGGTGATGCCTCGGGGGCCTTTGAGCTGCACAGCAAGGTACTGCCGGCCCTGCTGTTTGGGGGAACCTATCCGATAATCTCCTACAAGCATATGCTCAAAAAGCGCGGAATACTGGATTTCGCCGGCTGCAGGCCCGCGGGATGGCCGGAGATGGATGAACTGAGCTTTGCCATGCTGGACAGGATCATGGAATCGGTGAAACCTTTTTTGCGGGTAATTTGA
- a CDS encoding tripartite tricarboxylate transporter TctB family protein, which translates to MEIRSPYLRAKVVVPAVMLLAMMGYLTLAIEMGTFFVGNKTGEAFFPLILGLLGIPLGAKILFDAVQEVREEHGGAEQKPFKVVSTPFILSIVSFAYIVAFYYIGLIPAMLGYVFLFMVFFDDEVRQLLRKFIYSVIVTAVIYLLYAVIFKVQFDKIFFGLIL; encoded by the coding sequence ATGGAAATCCGCAGTCCGTATCTGCGCGCGAAAGTTGTAGTGCCGGCGGTAATGCTGCTGGCCATGATGGGCTATCTGACTTTGGCTATTGAAATGGGGACGTTCTTCGTGGGGAACAAGACGGGAGAAGCCTTCTTTCCCCTCATCCTGGGGCTGTTAGGCATTCCCCTGGGGGCGAAGATCCTTTTCGACGCGGTTCAGGAAGTCAGGGAGGAACACGGAGGAGCTGAACAGAAACCTTTCAAGGTTGTTTCGACGCCGTTCATTCTTTCGATTGTCTCGTTTGCCTATATTGTTGCTTTCTATTATATCGGTCTCATTCCCGCCATGCTGGGATATGTTTTCCTGTTCATGGTTTTTTTTGACGATGAGGTCCGTCAGCTTCTCAGAAAATTCATCTACTCGGTAATTGTTACCGCGGTCATTTATCTGCTGTACGCGGTAATCTTCAAAGTCCAGTTTGATAAGATCTTCTTTGGTCTTATTCTGTAG
- a CDS encoding hydroxyacid dehydrogenase: MAYKILVPQTLDKSGLDYLRELGCEIKMGSGIDRDTLKAEIADCEALYLRTAVIDREVLEAAGKLKVIARYGVGVDNVDLDAAKELGIWVVNSPVANITTVAEHTIGFIIACARNFYRGDLATRTGDFEFRNREIGFDLAGKTLGLLGLGKIGSEVARKAIHGLDMKVTAYDPYADKGRIPEGIELLGSREDLFRTADFVSLHVPVTDETLEGVGAAEFKLMKQSAYLINCGRGKLVREAELVEALRSGEISGAALDVFNPEPPADGNPLFSLGNVILSPHNAGLTQEAAVRLSMDAVRGIEDVMKGVQPKFPVVVPDRR, from the coding sequence ATGGCATACAAGATATTGGTCCCGCAGACGCTGGATAAATCAGGACTCGATTATCTGCGTGAGCTGGGCTGTGAAATAAAGATGGGATCGGGAATAGACAGGGATACCCTGAAAGCGGAGATTGCGGATTGCGAAGCCCTCTACCTCCGGACGGCTGTCATCGATCGGGAGGTTCTCGAAGCTGCGGGAAAGCTGAAGGTAATCGCCCGTTACGGAGTCGGGGTGGATAATGTTGACCTCGATGCAGCAAAGGAACTCGGGATCTGGGTAGTCAACTCACCGGTGGCGAATATTACCACGGTGGCCGAACACACCATCGGGTTTATCATCGCCTGCGCCCGGAACTTCTACCGCGGGGACCTGGCCACCAGGACCGGAGATTTCGAGTTCCGCAACCGGGAGATCGGTTTTGATCTGGCTGGAAAAACCCTGGGCCTTCTGGGGCTCGGAAAGATAGGTTCGGAAGTTGCCCGGAAGGCAATACATGGACTGGATATGAAGGTAACGGCCTATGATCCCTATGCCGACAAGGGGCGCATTCCTGAAGGTATCGAGCTGCTTGGGAGCCGGGAGGATCTGTTCAGAACGGCCGACTTTGTCAGTCTGCACGTGCCTGTTACCGATGAGACCCTGGAGGGCGTAGGCGCCGCTGAGTTCAAACTCATGAAACAGAGCGCTTATCTAATTAACTGCGGCCGGGGAAAACTTGTCCGGGAAGCCGAGCTCGTCGAAGCGCTTCGGTCCGGTGAGATTTCCGGGGCCGCCCTGGATGTATTCAATCCCGAACCTCCTGCTGACGGCAATCCACTCTTTTCTCTCGGTAATGTCATCCTGTCTCCCCATAACGCTGGGCTCACTCAAGAGGCGGCGGTGAGGCTTTCCATGGATGCTGTCAGAGGAATTGAAGATGTTATGAAAGGGGTACAGCCCAAATTCCCCGTGGTTGTGCCGGATCGCAGATAG
- a CDS encoding NAD(P)-dependent oxidoreductase, producing the protein MKDNCIGFLHPGNMGVSLAAAVIENGYDACWIPEGRSRETLERAEKHGLTPLSSLEDMCGTCSCIISVCPPHTALETAAEVAALSYKGLYADVNAISPVHAREIASLINGAGADFVDGGIIGGPAWTRGGTWLYLSGRSAAQIAGYFRDTSLLTEVIGTDAGKASALKMCYAANTKGTLALLCAVNAAADRLGVLKELRTQWEREAPDKAQKISDRIRAVTAKAWRFEGEMLEIAETLEQADIPGGFHRSAAIIYQRISTFKDAGDSPSMEDVLKALQQKE; encoded by the coding sequence GTGAAGGACAATTGTATCGGTTTCCTGCATCCCGGCAACATGGGGGTTTCCCTGGCCGCGGCGGTAATTGAAAACGGCTATGACGCCTGCTGGATTCCCGAAGGTCGAAGCCGCGAAACCCTGGAGCGTGCGGAGAAACACGGCCTGACTCCGTTGAGCTCTCTTGAAGATATGTGCGGAACCTGTTCGTGTATAATCAGCGTATGTCCTCCCCATACCGCCCTGGAGACAGCCGCCGAAGTGGCGGCCCTGTCGTACAAGGGGCTGTATGCCGATGTTAACGCCATCTCGCCGGTCCATGCTCGGGAGATAGCTTCGCTGATTAATGGTGCCGGTGCGGATTTCGTCGACGGCGGCATTATCGGCGGCCCCGCCTGGACGCGGGGCGGTACATGGCTCTACCTGTCGGGAAGAAGCGCTGCACAGATCGCTGGATATTTCAGGGATACTTCTCTTCTGACAGAGGTAATCGGAACCGATGCCGGGAAGGCCTCTGCGCTGAAGATGTGCTACGCCGCCAATACCAAGGGAACCCTTGCCCTGCTGTGCGCCGTTAATGCCGCCGCCGACAGGCTTGGTGTGCTGAAGGAACTCCGGACCCAGTGGGAGCGGGAGGCTCCGGATAAAGCGCAGAAAATCAGTGACAGGATCCGGGCGGTTACCGCGAAGGCCTGGCGCTTTGAAGGGGAAATGCTGGAGATTGCAGAGACCCTGGAGCAAGCGGATATTCCCGGAGGTTTTCACCGGTCGGCGGCGATAATTTACCAGAGGATTTCCACGTTCAAGGATGCCGGAGACAGTCCTTCCATGGAGGATGTCCTGAAGGCACTGCAGCAGAAGGAGTAG
- a CDS encoding uroporphyrinogen decarboxylase family protein translates to MLPRERVIAQLQHREPDLVPMGENHIHHSLVEKYLKREVMYGNGFAELKACWDGRRDDYIQDSISTLTGLPKLLGHDYIRIPASPADREYKKPKMLGEYSWEDDSGQQFHYNPGVGQLVSQVYNTEMTIDELPDADEDFKVDESELEVIRGVIAEMKKTHFIIARLPLDGTFAYKQTVGIEEYMVRMILDPDFVKKASEVYVNRSIAYINAFLDAGADAVMPTDDYADNRGLMMGYERFAEFILPGIRKQVEATHAKGGYFIKHTDGRTWDILDDLVEAGVDGWHGIQSSIGMDFKLLKEKYRGRLCFFGGVNCETLIQGSPEDVEREAQYAIQNAAPGGGLVLASGNGLENGTTLENYAAMMEAREKYGRYPIQV, encoded by the coding sequence TTGTTGCCACGAGAACGGGTAATCGCTCAGCTCCAGCACCGGGAGCCGGATCTTGTCCCCATGGGGGAAAACCATATTCACCACAGTCTGGTGGAGAAATACCTCAAGCGGGAGGTCATGTACGGAAACGGCTTCGCCGAACTTAAGGCCTGCTGGGACGGCCGCAGGGACGACTATATACAGGATTCCATCAGCACCCTGACCGGGCTGCCGAAGCTCCTCGGTCATGACTACATACGTATTCCCGCCTCCCCAGCGGACAGGGAGTATAAAAAGCCCAAAATGCTGGGGGAGTACTCCTGGGAGGATGATTCCGGACAGCAGTTTCATTACAATCCGGGGGTCGGACAGCTTGTCAGCCAGGTCTACAACACCGAAATGACCATTGACGAGCTGCCGGATGCGGATGAAGACTTTAAGGTTGATGAGAGCGAACTGGAGGTAATCCGGGGGGTAATAGCTGAAATGAAGAAAACCCATTTCATTATTGCCCGCCTGCCCCTGGACGGGACCTTCGCCTACAAGCAGACCGTGGGAATCGAGGAGTACATGGTCCGGATGATCCTTGATCCGGATTTCGTTAAGAAGGCCTCGGAGGTTTATGTTAACCGCAGTATCGCCTATATAAACGCCTTTCTCGATGCCGGAGCCGACGCCGTTATGCCCACGGATGACTATGCGGATAACCGGGGCCTGATGATGGGTTATGAACGGTTCGCCGAGTTTATTCTGCCGGGCATCAGAAAACAGGTTGAGGCCACCCACGCCAAGGGGGGCTATTTTATCAAACACACCGACGGACGAACCTGGGATATTCTGGATGACCTGGTGGAGGCGGGGGTTGATGGCTGGCACGGTATCCAGTCGAGTATCGGGATGGACTTCAAGCTCCTGAAGGAGAAGTACCGCGGCAGGCTCTGCTTTTTTGGAGGGGTGAACTGCGAGACCCTCATCCAGGGAAGTCCGGAGGATGTGGAGCGGGAAGCACAATACGCCATCCAGAATGCAGCCCCTGGAGGAGGTCTGGTCCTGGCCAGCGGAAACGGCCTGGAGAACGGAACCACCCTGGAAAACTATGCAGCCATGATGGAGGCGCGGGAGAAATACGGCAGGTATCCAATTCAGGTTTAA
- a CDS encoding uroporphyrinogen decarboxylase family protein yields the protein MISGERVRTIRDLMDRYLEIVNSPRNLQNASLWKEHGGWNRDKPRGFVPSRSGETVPFVVELDISLWRKLTGNTNLIDYYSDPYTHMEFQLLRNLKHHEMYRDNYVYTDELYIWFGVITELSLFGSEVEWQEHKEGWIKGPVLQSLDDIQRLRPPDFYTSGLMPRVHEFYEVMNEVADGRMKVMFPELARGPFCMAVHLRGISDLFCEVLTDPESVHRLMRFIVDAEKAWTAERSRFTGEEPSRIKLFNDEIDCPSIGPKIYDDLIFPYEKELADKYGGVRYWHSCGNITAFLPAINNLPNLDVVHIGPWTSYEEADLIFGDSTALEICLHPVNDVVMATETRMRAKLEDIVQKCPHGNFSVRADALMPQGDDLEDQLEKIKMWESLALEYFGGDSN from the coding sequence ATGATATCGGGAGAGAGGGTCCGTACCATTCGGGATCTGATGGACAGATATCTGGAGATTGTGAACAGTCCCCGTAACCTGCAGAACGCTTCCTTGTGGAAAGAACACGGCGGATGGAACCGCGACAAACCAAGAGGTTTTGTGCCCTCAAGAAGTGGTGAGACTGTTCCTTTTGTCGTGGAGCTGGATATTTCCCTGTGGCGCAAGCTCACAGGAAATACTAATCTGATTGACTATTATAGTGATCCGTATACTCACATGGAGTTCCAGTTGCTGCGAAATCTGAAGCACCATGAGATGTATCGGGACAACTATGTCTACACCGATGAACTCTATATCTGGTTCGGAGTCATTACCGAGCTGAGCCTCTTCGGCAGCGAGGTTGAATGGCAGGAGCATAAAGAGGGATGGATAAAAGGTCCGGTCCTGCAGTCCCTTGATGATATCCAGAGACTAAGGCCGCCGGATTTTTATACCAGCGGCCTGATGCCCAGGGTTCACGAGTTTTATGAAGTCATGAACGAAGTAGCCGACGGGCGCATGAAGGTCATGTTTCCCGAGCTGGCCCGGGGGCCTTTCTGCATGGCGGTGCATCTCAGGGGAATCTCGGATCTGTTCTGCGAAGTGCTGACGGACCCCGAATCGGTACACCGCCTGATGCGTTTTATCGTGGACGCGGAGAAGGCCTGGACCGCGGAACGCAGCAGGTTTACCGGGGAAGAGCCTTCCAGGATCAAACTCTTCAACGACGAGATCGACTGTCCTTCCATCGGTCCGAAAATTTATGACGATCTGATTTTTCCCTACGAGAAGGAGCTGGCCGATAAGTACGGAGGGGTGCGCTACTGGCATAGCTGCGGGAATATTACGGCTTTCCTGCCCGCCATAAATAATCTGCCGAACCTGGATGTAGTTCATATCGGTCCCTGGACCTCCTACGAAGAAGCAGACCTGATCTTTGGGGATTCAACGGCCCTGGAGATATGCCTGCACCCTGTCAATGATGTTGTGATGGCAACTGAAACCCGGATGAGAGCGAAACTGGAAGATATTGTACAAAAATGCCCCCATGGGAATTTCTCGGTACGGGCGGACGCCCTGATGCCTCAGGGGGATGACCTTGAGGACCAGCTGGAGAAGATAAAAATGTGGGAATCCCTGGCGCTGGAGTATTTCGGCGGAGATAGTAACTAA
- a CDS encoding MFS transporter has product MLTYRQLRRAQRNYYLFMAFNVISISLLAGNILFLYAIRLGAGTHLIGFLSALTSVTFVFSIFGRRIAGRLGAVKTKGFFWLARYLVMAPVLLTLIPAVRESPVLALGTISLGVFGFNLFKGIALAAEKPIQGFITRDSDRAAFISMNNIILFSGHIAMGLLMAVLLGKDSPLFMYGIFIFFGIIAGVFASYYTLQIPEPWNGPKASSQSLFRNMVKAFPRPEFSRLFLLVMFSNIGIGMSLGFIVVYAKDVYTQPDNMVVYFTVSGALGALTMAGLLRFLSDRIGPRPVYFFFNALRLLFLLLVIAAPVFSSWFLTIFFLCTAFFLEQMTYWGFNAVADIYFLSTTKPEDHLDLGIIINMARGFFGMIGSLGGGFLLGWLQGYFNQSLISFRVYFLGSSLFFIANIIVLAYLPAARSIAIPAAIRAVFSARALKAMYYMNKLQRVRSEDEERSIVLAMGGTKDRITISELHKRLKSPSIFVRTETLLSLEQFGADKNTLGLLIDQVRNNPFTTAHIAARILGDLAKSGKCTDMRIRQEAEDALTEALDSQDYLLKSKAALALAYFCSDGLEEKVINSLRENMNPREIIYLVKALEIMERIEALPLIFEKISGCPHPHIIDDLILSAAGLLQTGLWFYSHFSLYLQDSKEGLNALRGEIPESGNSESLSRLIAYLHGPEYPPLLLDFIIQKTAVTGDEKRIRVLNYIRDYAERDGEKLPDKARYLCAAEMVACESPVSAQHAMVMGEDL; this is encoded by the coding sequence ATGTTGACGTATAGGCAGCTTCGCCGGGCACAACGGAATTATTACCTCTTCATGGCCTTTAATGTTATCTCCATAAGCTTGCTTGCGGGGAATATTCTGTTCCTGTATGCAATCCGCCTGGGCGCCGGGACTCATCTTATCGGTTTTTTGTCTGCCCTGACTTCCGTTACTTTCGTATTCAGTATATTTGGCCGACGAATTGCCGGACGTTTGGGAGCGGTAAAGACAAAGGGTTTTTTCTGGCTCGCCCGTTATCTGGTTATGGCCCCGGTGCTGTTAACCCTTATTCCCGCTGTCAGAGAATCTCCTGTTCTGGCATTGGGTACCATAAGTCTTGGTGTTTTCGGGTTTAACCTTTTCAAGGGTATCGCCCTGGCGGCGGAAAAACCCATACAGGGCTTTATAACCAGAGACAGTGATCGAGCGGCATTTATCTCCATGAACAATATCATTCTTTTCTCCGGCCACATCGCCATGGGACTGCTCATGGCTGTATTGCTGGGAAAAGACAGCCCGCTGTTCATGTATGGGATATTCATATTTTTCGGGATTATCGCAGGGGTTTTTGCCTCGTACTACACCCTTCAAATACCCGAGCCATGGAACGGACCTAAAGCTTCTTCACAATCATTGTTCAGAAACATGGTTAAGGCGTTTCCCCGTCCCGAGTTCTCACGCTTGTTTCTTCTTGTCATGTTCAGCAACATAGGCATAGGAATGTCCCTTGGTTTCATCGTTGTTTATGCAAAGGATGTGTACACGCAGCCTGATAATATGGTCGTGTACTTTACGGTTTCTGGTGCCCTTGGGGCGCTGACCATGGCGGGATTACTGCGATTTCTTTCGGACCGTATAGGTCCGCGACCGGTATACTTTTTTTTCAATGCCCTGCGTTTGCTGTTCCTGTTACTGGTTATTGCGGCTCCGGTTTTTTCTTCGTGGTTTCTTACAATTTTCTTTCTCTGTACAGCTTTTTTTCTTGAACAAATGACCTACTGGGGATTTAACGCTGTTGCAGATATCTACTTTCTGTCCACAACGAAACCGGAAGATCATCTTGATCTGGGCATAATTATAAACATGGCCCGTGGTTTTTTCGGTATGATCGGGTCGCTGGGCGGGGGCTTCCTGCTTGGCTGGTTGCAGGGATATTTCAACCAGAGCCTTATCTCGTTTCGCGTATATTTTCTCGGTTCAAGTCTGTTTTTTATTGCCAATATTATCGTACTGGCATATCTGCCTGCCGCCAGAAGCATTGCGATTCCCGCTGCAATTCGCGCCGTATTCAGTGCTCGGGCACTTAAGGCCATGTACTATATGAACAAGCTTCAGCGGGTTAGGTCTGAAGACGAGGAACGCAGTATTGTTCTCGCCATGGGGGGAACAAAAGACAGGATTACCATTTCGGAACTGCATAAACGCCTCAAGTCTCCCAGTATTTTTGTGCGGACCGAGACCCTGCTGTCACTGGAACAGTTTGGGGCCGATAAAAATACCCTCGGACTCCTTATCGATCAGGTCAGAAACAACCCCTTTACGACGGCTCACATCGCCGCCAGAATTCTGGGGGATCTGGCTAAATCCGGTAAATGCACGGACATGCGAATCAGACAGGAAGCCGAGGACGCTCTTACGGAAGCCCTTGATTCACAGGACTACCTGCTGAAAAGCAAGGCCGCCCTTGCGCTTGCATATTTTTGCTCCGACGGACTGGAGGAAAAAGTCATCAATAGTCTGAGGGAAAATATGAATCCCAGGGAAATAATTTACCTTGTTAAAGCGCTGGAAATCATGGAACGGATTGAGGCCCTTCCGTTGATTTTCGAAAAAATATCCGGCTGTCCTCATCCCCACATTATCGACGACCTGATTCTCAGTGCCGCCGGACTGCTGCAAACAGGCTTATGGTTTTATTCCCATTTTTCCCTGTATCTGCAGGATTCGAAGGAAGGCCTGAATGCCTTGAGAGGGGAAATCCCGGAATCCGGTAATTCTGAATCTTTGTCCAGGCTGATCGCTTACCTGCACGGACCGGAGTACCCGCCCCTGCTTCTGGATTTCATCATTCAGAAGACCGCTGTAACCGGCGATGAAAAAAGAATAAGAGTTCTCAATTATATCAGGGATTATGCTGAGAGAGACGGGGAAAAACTGCCGGACAAGGCACGTTATCTCTGCGCGGCAGAGATGGTTGCCTGCGAAAGTCCCGTGTCGGCGCAGCATGCCATGGTGATGGGCGAAGACCTGTAG
- a CDS encoding tripartite tricarboxylate transporter permease, which produces MSTFTQILQSFTLLADPILLFTLVIGFGVGVIFGSIPGLTATLAIVLLLPMTYSMSMNAALFMCMGIYMAGMYSGSITAITINIPGAPSAAMTGLDGHEMMKKGLGARALGHATLASAIGGTIGVLLLIAVSPLAMKLALMIRTPGKASLILFAFIVIASLDGKRWPKSAFMIILGLALATFGMGVVRPTQRFTFGTVALLDGFDFVPVIIGSFAIAELLTQSTISNADFKRMSDEASGLKIKRRDFLPPWEQVKSVGIWRYLKSAVIGYFIGVLPGAGGSMGAFVSYAEGKRSSKHPELYGTGHYEGIACAEAANNAVCGGALVPMLTFGIPGDGVTAIVLGVLMVYGVIPGPEILSKQLYLVAPMYAALLFAAVVLIPLSLFLLGPYYIKIVKINRLVLYSSIAAISLTGAFASTYTVFQMFVALGVGVLVFFLRAQKYPVVPFILAVLLGPLFEEYFRRVLSISENNPLIFFTEIDSLVFLVLAVVFVIFLNKFNKQIKN; this is translated from the coding sequence ATGTCAACTTTTACGCAAATTCTGCAGTCCTTCACCCTTCTGGCCGATCCCATACTCCTGTTCACCCTTGTGATAGGATTCGGCGTGGGGGTAATCTTCGGATCGATTCCCGGCTTGACCGCCACTCTGGCCATCGTACTGCTGCTGCCGATGACCTACAGTATGTCCATGAACGCGGCGCTCTTTATGTGCATGGGTATTTACATGGCAGGAATGTACTCCGGCAGTATAACCGCGATAACCATAAATATTCCCGGCGCGCCCTCTGCGGCCATGACCGGACTTGACGGCCACGAAATGATGAAGAAGGGCCTCGGGGCCCGGGCCCTGGGCCACGCGACCCTGGCCTCGGCCATCGGCGGTACCATCGGCGTGCTGCTGCTGATTGCCGTGTCGCCTCTGGCAATGAAACTTGCCCTGATGATCCGTACTCCCGGAAAGGCTTCGCTTATCCTGTTCGCCTTTATTGTAATAGCTTCCCTGGATGGAAAGCGCTGGCCCAAGTCCGCCTTCATGATCATCCTGGGACTGGCCCTGGCAACCTTTGGCATGGGTGTCGTCCGCCCCACCCAGCGCTTTACCTTCGGTACTGTGGCCCTTTTGGACGGTTTTGATTTTGTCCCGGTAATAATCGGGTCCTTCGCCATCGCAGAACTTCTGACCCAGTCGACCATCAGCAACGCCGATTTTAAACGTATGTCCGATGAGGCCTCGGGACTGAAGATCAAGCGGCGTGATTTCCTGCCTCCCTGGGAGCAGGTTAAGTCCGTGGGAATCTGGCGTTACTTGAAAAGCGCAGTAATCGGCTATTTTATCGGCGTCCTTCCCGGGGCCGGCGGCAGCATGGGGGCCTTTGTTTCCTATGCGGAGGGCAAACGTTCTTCCAAACATCCGGAGCTCTATGGTACAGGTCATTACGAGGGAATCGCTTGCGCCGAAGCAGCCAATAACGCGGTCTGCGGTGGAGCTCTGGTGCCGATGCTTACCTTCGGTATTCCCGGTGACGGCGTGACCGCCATTGTTCTCGGTGTACTGATGGTCTACGGTGTTATTCCCGGTCCGGAGATCCTCTCCAAGCAGCTCTACCTGGTGGCTCCCATGTACGCGGCGCTGCTGTTCGCGGCGGTCGTTCTGATACCTCTGTCTCTCTTTCTGCTCGGGCCCTACTATATCAAGATTGTAAAGATTAACCGCCTGGTTCTCTATTCGAGCATCGCTGCCATTTCCCTGACCGGTGCATTTGCATCGACCTATACGGTGTTTCAGATGTTCGTGGCCCTTGGAGTGGGGGTGCTGGTCTTTTTTCTGCGAGCCCAGAAATACCCTGTTGTACCGTTTATCCTGGCTGTGCTGCTGGGTCCCTTGTTCGAGGAATACTTTCGCCGGGTCCTTTCCATTTCAGAGAACAACCCGCTGATCTTTTTCACGGAAATTGACAGCCTCGTTTTCCTGGTGCTGGCAGTGGTCTTTGTTATTTTCCTTAACAAGTTCAATAAACAGATCAAGAATTAG
- a CDS encoding Bug family tripartite tricarboxylate transporter substrate binding protein, translated as MNKNVVKLLVIGLAMLLVVALFAEGGQEKAYPSKDIQFICNGGAGGGTDTINRKLASIIEKSVDVTIPVINKPGKGEAEGPFDVMRARNDGYTIGNLTYGAVVGAVYYKLIPQYDIDNLEIICVVTQEADALMVKADAPWKSYKEFIDAARANPGKLRIGITAIGGRPSMITTQMEEVYGVKFQQIEYVEGAGPQREALLSGECDAVITSLGDFAAVLKSGAVKGLVEYSLEQNETYPDVPTIASQGNPEMEIGSFIAIVAPKGTPQDVLDTLEKYYYDAQHSKDFRDWTLSVGVTPTWYGQDKAGDFVRNLMESNFKTLDGMRAKGIIE; from the coding sequence ATGAACAAGAATGTCGTGAAGCTTCTGGTTATCGGACTGGCAATGCTTCTGGTTGTCGCTCTTTTTGCCGAGGGCGGACAGGAGAAGGCCTATCCCAGCAAGGATATCCAGTTTATTTGTAACGGCGGTGCCGGTGGCGGTACGGATACGATTAACCGTAAACTGGCGTCCATTATAGAGAAATCCGTGGATGTAACCATTCCCGTAATTAACAAGCCCGGAAAAGGCGAGGCGGAAGGTCCTTTCGACGTTATGCGCGCCCGTAATGATGGATATACCATCGGGAACCTCACCTATGGTGCGGTAGTCGGTGCGGTATACTACAAGCTTATTCCCCAGTACGACATAGACAATCTTGAGATTATCTGCGTCGTAACCCAGGAAGCCGACGCATTGATGGTAAAAGCCGATGCTCCGTGGAAAAGCTATAAGGAGTTCATTGATGCTGCCAGGGCAAATCCCGGCAAGCTGCGAATCGGGATTACCGCAATCGGCGGACGGCCTTCGATGATAACGACCCAGATGGAAGAGGTTTACGGTGTCAAGTTCCAGCAGATCGAATACGTTGAGGGCGCGGGACCCCAGCGGGAAGCCCTGCTGAGCGGCGAATGTGATGCTGTCATTACCAGCCTGGGGGATTTCGCGGCGGTACTCAAATCCGGTGCCGTCAAGGGCCTTGTTGAATACTCCCTGGAACAGAACGAAACCTATCCTGATGTTCCGACCATCGCTTCTCAGGGCAATCCTGAAATGGAGATCGGCAGCTTTATCGCTATCGTCGCTCCCAAAGGAACTCCCCAGGACGTGCTTGACACCCTGGAAAAATACTACTACGACGCCCAGCATTCCAAGGATTTCCGGGACTGGACCCTTTCTGTAGGTGTTACCCCCACCTGGTACGGTCAGGACAAGGCGGGCGACTTTGTACGCAACCTGATGGAATCAAACTTCAAGACTCTGGACGGTATGCGGGCCAAGGGTATAATCGAATAA